Proteins encoded by one window of Engraulis encrasicolus isolate BLACKSEA-1 chromosome 23, IST_EnEncr_1.0, whole genome shotgun sequence:
- the LOC134440636 gene encoding zinc finger BED domain-containing protein 4-like has translation MSITKVACFAHTLNIAAQKLYGVPAIARWAGRIRAMVLWLKRSGLAKPVLKEKQRLLGLPEHGVILDVKNRWNSLFLMVERFVEQFPALQAASVDPRLKRSMERDRLERLSADDLAKAEQFVRVMRVLYTSTICISAEKSPTLGQILPILGKLQHHFRVTAQDSAFTQAIKEKIWGDLSQRYQDERTRQFLEEGTALDPRFKNKVAGHDVWARLVNELLTRQNEGVAAQQMELTADDDRGEDSSSDDDTMVVRVPKKRTRT, from the exons ATGTCCATCACAAAGGTAGCCTGCTTTGCCCACACGCTCAACATAGCAGCCCAAAAACTGTATGGTGTACCTGCTATTGCAAGGTGGGCAGGAAGAATCCGGGCCATGGTGCTGTGGCTGAAGAGAAGCGGCTTAGCTAAGCCTGTTCTCAAAGAGAAACAGCGTCTTCTTG GTCTTCCAGAGCATGGTGTGATACTGGATGTAAAGAACCGatggaacagcctcttcctcaTGGTGGAGAGATTCGTGGAGCAGTTTCCTGCGCTCCAAGCAGCCTCCGTGGATCCTCGCTTGAAAAGATCAATGGAGAGGGACAG GCTGGAGAGGCTGAGTGCTGATGACTTGGCTAAGGCAGAACAGTTTGTCAGAGTTATGAGGGTCCTTTATACCTCCACCATTTGCATCTCTGCTGAAAAGAGCCCAACTCTTGGTCAGATTCTTCCCATCCTTGGTAAACTACAGCACCACTTCAGAGTCACAGCTCAAGACTCTGCATTTACACAGGCCATCAAGGAGAAGATCTGGGGTGACCTTTCTCAGCGATACCAG GATGAGCGTACCAGGCAGTTCTTGGAGGAGGGCACGGCCTTGGACCCAAGATTTAAGAATAAGGTGGCAGGTCACGATGTGTGGGCCAGACTGGTGAATGAGTTGCTGACACGACAG AATGAAGGTGTAGCAGCCCAGCAGATGGAGCTGACGGCTGATGATGACCGTGGTGAAGACTCATCCTCTGATGACGACACTATGGTGGTCAGGGTTCCAAAAAAG CGCACCAGAACGTGA